In Rickettsiella endosymbiont of Aleochara curtula, one genomic interval encodes:
- a CDS encoding FKBP-type peptidyl-prolyl cis-trans isomerase, whose translation MTRLPVLTALASLLISSNVLAAQSTPPVTVNQLKPTATFPKIISNSPVLKTTKGQISYSIGADLAENFKEQGIDVDPIALEKGLADGSRGKTLLTQAQMADILHNFQQELINKKQAEFKDISLKNKEQGDSFLAVNKNKPGVITTKSGIQYKIISAGSGESPTDASMVKVEYTGSYINGTVFEKSKEPVTFPLNNVIPGWIEVLKIMKPGATYQVVIPPQLAYGEHGVDKAIGPNQTLVFTIHLIEVKKNA comes from the coding sequence ATGACAAGATTACCTGTATTGACTGCCCTGGCTAGTTTACTCATCAGTTCAAACGTCCTGGCTGCACAGAGTACCCCTCCAGTTACGGTTAATCAACTTAAACCCACAGCAACTTTCCCCAAAATAATCAGCAATTCTCCGGTGCTAAAGACCACTAAAGGGCAAATAAGCTATAGTATCGGTGCCGATTTGGCTGAAAATTTTAAAGAACAAGGTATCGATGTCGACCCTATCGCTTTGGAGAAAGGATTGGCCGATGGTTCTCGCGGAAAAACATTATTAACCCAAGCACAAATGGCGGATATTTTGCATAACTTTCAACAAGAATTAATTAACAAAAAACAAGCTGAATTTAAAGATATTAGTCTTAAAAATAAAGAACAAGGCGATTCTTTTTTAGCGGTTAACAAAAACAAACCGGGTGTTATAACCACTAAAAGTGGCATTCAATATAAAATTATAAGTGCCGGCAGTGGCGAAAGTCCAACTGACGCTTCCATGGTTAAGGTTGAATATACCGGAAGCTATATTAATGGTACTGTTTTTGAGAAATCAAAAGAACCAGTAACTTTTCCTTTAAATAATGTTATTCCAGGCTGGATAGAAGTTTTAAAGATCATGAAACCGGGCGCAACTTATCAAGTCGTCATTCCACCGCAACTCGCTTATGGTGAGCATGGCGTTGATAAAGCGATTGGGCCTAATCAAACGCTCGTATTCACTATTCATCTTATTGAAGTAAAGAAAAACGCGTAA
- a CDS encoding CsbD family protein has protein sequence MNPEELKGKWLQIKGKLREQWGKLTDDDWEQLHGDKEKLVGKIQERYGISKEQAQKDLHEFFNKHKDHH, from the coding sequence ATGAATCCAGAAGAGCTAAAGGGAAAATGGCTTCAAATTAAAGGTAAACTTCGTGAGCAATGGGGCAAATTAACCGATGATGATTGGGAACAATTGCATGGCGATAAAGAAAAATTAGTCGGAAAAATTCAGGAAAGATATGGCATCAGCAAAGAACAAGCGCAAAAAGATTTACATGAATTTTTTAATAAGCATAAAGACCATCACTAA
- the rsmA gene encoding 16S rRNA (adenine(1518)-N(6)/adenine(1519)-N(6))-dimethyltransferase RsmA, translated as MLPLPARKRFGQHFLHESFVIDKIVQAIVPKKTDHMLEIGPGLGALTERLLPHLKSLTVIELDKDLIPLLQEKCATLGELIVYQGDVLKVDFQSLSKTKQVWRLVGNLPYNISTPLLFHCLEQANIIQDMHFMLQKEVVDRISARPGQSSYGRLSVMIQYYCQVQKLFNVSSGAFQPPPKVDSAVIRLVPYRLLPYKANDPLLFAEIVKNAFNHRRKMLRNNLAHWLQEQEFEQLKIKPTLRPEQLAISDYVKLANFVAERNEHCRDKK; from the coding sequence ATGCTTCCATTACCTGCGCGTAAACGCTTCGGCCAACATTTCCTGCATGAGAGTTTTGTTATTGATAAAATCGTGCAAGCCATTGTACCTAAAAAAACCGATCATATGCTTGAGATTGGGCCGGGATTGGGTGCTCTAACCGAACGACTGCTGCCACATCTTAAAAGCCTAACCGTGATAGAACTAGATAAAGATCTTATTCCACTGTTACAAGAAAAATGTGCGACTCTTGGAGAATTAATAGTTTATCAGGGGGACGTCTTAAAAGTTGATTTTCAGAGCTTGAGCAAAACTAAACAGGTTTGGCGTTTAGTGGGAAATCTTCCTTACAATATTTCGACGCCCTTATTGTTCCATTGTCTTGAACAAGCCAACATTATTCAAGACATGCATTTTATGTTGCAAAAAGAAGTGGTGGATAGGATCAGCGCTCGACCAGGACAATCCAGTTATGGGCGTTTAAGTGTGATGATTCAGTATTATTGCCAGGTACAAAAATTATTTAACGTGAGTTCAGGAGCTTTTCAACCGCCCCCCAAGGTAGATTCGGCAGTGATTCGGCTTGTTCCTTATAGATTATTACCATACAAAGCCAATGATCCCTTACTATTTGCTGAGATAGTAAAAAATGCATTCAATCATCGGCGTAAAATGCTGCGTAATAATCTGGCACATTGGTTACAAGAACAAGAGTTTGAACAATTAAAAATTAAACCAACGCTGCGACCTGAGCAACTGGCTATTAGTGATTATGTGAAATTAGCTAATTTTGTTGCTGAAAGAAATGAGCATTGTAGGGACAAAAAATAA
- a CDS encoding dihydrolipoamide acetyltransferase family protein — MTTFNLPDLGEGLPDAEIREWYVQPNDVIKVDQPMVAMETAKALVDIPAPFSGKVMKLYGKAGDIIKTGEALLDIEGENPTKKNSDQATVVGNLQLGEAILEESPLGIPPNKTSISHQYGIKATPAIRALAKKFQINLNDCKGTGPDGQILVADIQKRLQQKSSEKTVSISTSSPLPPGYEPLRGVRRVMASTMKQAQQSIVPVTLVDDADIHAWPEKTDITLRLIRAVMAACQREPRLNAWFDESQLALCQHSRIDLGIAMDASEGLFVPVLKNIAQESAVNLRKAIDKFKLEVKNRSVSPDDLLGATFVLSNVGVFAGRYATPIVIPPMVAILAVGRINEKVVTEEGKISVHKQLPLSLSVDHRVITGGEAARFLSALIIDLQAA; from the coding sequence ATGACCACGTTTAATTTGCCTGATTTAGGGGAAGGTTTGCCGGATGCAGAAATTCGGGAATGGTATGTCCAGCCAAATGATGTGATTAAAGTTGATCAACCTATGGTTGCAATGGAAACTGCCAAAGCATTGGTAGATATTCCTGCGCCTTTTAGCGGTAAAGTAATGAAACTTTATGGTAAAGCAGGTGATATCATTAAAACAGGAGAAGCTTTACTTGATATTGAAGGTGAAAATCCAACTAAAAAAAATAGTGATCAAGCCACTGTTGTCGGAAATTTGCAATTAGGTGAGGCTATTCTTGAAGAATCTCCTTTAGGGATCCCACCTAATAAAACCTCGATATCGCATCAGTATGGGATTAAAGCAACGCCGGCTATTCGAGCCTTAGCAAAAAAATTCCAGATTAATTTAAACGATTGTAAGGGTACCGGTCCCGATGGACAAATTCTGGTAGCCGATATCCAAAAAAGGCTACAGCAAAAATCCAGCGAAAAAACAGTATCAATTTCAACCTCATCTCCGCTTCCACCCGGTTATGAACCATTACGCGGCGTGCGCCGTGTAATGGCAAGCACCATGAAACAAGCGCAGCAATCCATCGTGCCTGTAACTTTGGTTGACGATGCCGATATCCATGCTTGGCCAGAAAAAACAGATATTACTTTACGGCTTATTCGTGCGGTTATGGCTGCTTGTCAGCGTGAACCACGACTTAATGCTTGGTTTGATGAATCACAGTTAGCCTTATGTCAACATAGTCGGATTGATTTAGGTATCGCTATGGATGCATCCGAAGGCTTATTTGTTCCAGTGTTAAAAAATATTGCGCAAGAGAGTGCAGTTAATTTAAGAAAAGCCATCGATAAATTTAAACTTGAAGTAAAAAATCGTAGTGTTTCACCCGATGATTTACTAGGAGCAACTTTTGTATTATCCAATGTAGGTGTTTTCGCAGGGCGTTATGCAACACCCATTGTTATTCCGCCTATGGTTGCGATTCTAGCCGTTGGGCGGATTAATGAGAAAGTTGTTACTGAAGAGGGGAAAATAAGTGTACATAAACAATTGCCTTTATCTTTATCCGTGGATCATCGTGTCATTACCGGCGGCGAAGCGGCGCGATTTTTATCGGCTTTAATTATTGATTTACAAGCAGCGTGA
- a CDS encoding alpha-ketoacid dehydrogenase subunit beta: MLEITLIEAITQALAYELSVDKEVVLLGEDIGINGGVFRATTELFKKFGADRVLDTPLAESMIAGLSIGMATQGLKPVAEFQFMGFSYPALDQIINHAARFRNRTRGRLHCPLVFRMPYGAGIHAPEHHSESTEALFAHIPGLRVVIPSSPARAYGLLLASIRNPDPVIFLEPTRLYRLNKQKVVDTGEALPLDQSFILREGNDITLISWGSMLHETLLAADKLLQEKNLHAEVIDVATIKPLDINTLLTSVEKTGRCVIIHEAARFCGVGAEIAAQLSEKAFLFLQAPLQRVTGYDVTVPYAQLEKQYLPSVTRIYNVIEQTLEFT; encoded by the coding sequence ATGCTTGAAATAACCTTGATAGAAGCGATTACGCAGGCATTAGCCTACGAACTGTCAGTCGATAAAGAAGTTGTGTTATTGGGCGAAGATATTGGTATCAATGGTGGTGTATTCCGAGCAACAACTGAATTATTTAAAAAATTTGGTGCCGATCGGGTTTTAGATACACCCTTAGCCGAGTCGATGATAGCCGGACTTAGCATTGGGATGGCAACACAAGGTTTAAAACCAGTGGCTGAATTTCAATTTATGGGGTTCAGTTATCCCGCATTAGATCAAATTATCAATCATGCAGCGCGCTTTCGAAATCGTACGCGTGGACGTTTACATTGTCCTTTAGTGTTTCGCATGCCATACGGTGCAGGGATACATGCCCCTGAACATCATTCTGAAAGCACCGAAGCTCTTTTTGCGCATATTCCAGGCTTACGCGTGGTGATTCCTTCATCACCTGCACGAGCTTATGGCTTATTACTTGCCTCAATTCGAAATCCTGATCCAGTTATTTTTTTAGAACCAACACGTCTTTATCGTTTAAACAAACAAAAAGTAGTTGATACCGGTGAAGCGTTGCCGTTAGATCAAAGTTTTATTTTAAGAGAAGGGAATGATATTACTTTGATTAGCTGGGGTTCGATGTTGCATGAAACTTTATTAGCTGCAGATAAATTATTACAAGAAAAAAATTTGCATGCTGAAGTCATTGACGTTGCTACGATTAAACCTTTAGATATTAATACGCTTTTAACCTCCGTGGAAAAAACGGGCCGATGCGTCATTATCCATGAAGCAGCTCGTTTTTGTGGTGTTGGTGCAGAAATTGCAGCTCAATTGAGTGAAAAAGCATTTCTGTTTTTACAGGCACCCCTACAGCGTGTTACGGGTTATGACGTAACGGTTCCTTATGCGCAGTTAGAAAAACAATATTTACCCAGCGTCACTAGGATTTACAATGTGATCGAGCAAACATTGGAGTTTACATGA
- the pdhA gene encoding pyruvate dehydrogenase (acetyl-transferring) E1 component subunit alpha: MSEVARFSIEYTRFLGPNGEAQQDLPAFTHNVHELLKLYQQMMLTRLFDYKAVALQRTGMLNTYASTLGQEAISVGIGASMQKEDVLCPFYRDYAAQLMRGVKMSEILSYWKGNEWGNHFSECPLDFPICVPIATQLLHAAGVATAFKLRKQARVVVATCGDGATSEGDFYEALNIAGVWKLPIVFVIDNNQWAISVPRKYQSHAQTLAQKAIAAGIHGEQVDGNDIIAMKFVMDKAVAKARDGHGPSLVEALSYRLCDHTTADDASRYRREEELQQAWQAEPLRRLKNYLINRKSWSDEQEENFKKECEKKIETAVTEYLSLAKPAVTDIFDYHFAELPHDLIEQRIEAEALFMLSKDFVDA, from the coding sequence ATGAGCGAGGTTGCGAGATTCTCTATTGAGTATACTCGTTTTCTGGGTCCTAACGGCGAAGCTCAACAAGATTTGCCAGCATTTACGCATAATGTTCACGAATTATTAAAATTGTACCAGCAAATGATGCTCACGCGTCTATTCGATTACAAAGCGGTGGCCCTACAGAGAACAGGTATGCTTAATACGTATGCTTCGACGCTCGGACAAGAAGCCATTTCTGTTGGTATAGGTGCAAGTATGCAAAAAGAGGATGTCTTATGTCCTTTTTACCGTGATTATGCTGCGCAACTGATGCGCGGTGTAAAAATGAGTGAAATTCTTAGTTATTGGAAAGGCAATGAATGGGGTAATCATTTTAGTGAATGTCCTCTAGATTTTCCTATTTGTGTACCGATAGCCACGCAACTTTTACATGCCGCAGGTGTTGCAACTGCGTTTAAACTTCGCAAACAAGCAAGAGTGGTTGTAGCAACCTGTGGGGATGGAGCGACATCTGAAGGTGATTTTTACGAGGCTTTAAATATCGCGGGTGTATGGAAGTTACCTATTGTATTTGTCATTGACAATAATCAATGGGCAATTTCTGTGCCGCGTAAATATCAGTCTCATGCACAAACTTTAGCGCAAAAGGCCATTGCTGCAGGAATTCATGGTGAGCAGGTTGATGGAAATGATATTATTGCCATGAAATTTGTGATGGATAAGGCGGTGGCTAAAGCTCGTGATGGACATGGCCCGAGTCTCGTTGAGGCCTTAAGCTATCGATTATGCGATCATACCACTGCCGATGATGCGAGCCGCTATCGTCGTGAGGAAGAATTACAGCAAGCATGGCAAGCAGAACCCTTAAGACGTTTAAAAAATTATTTAATTAATCGGAAAAGCTGGTCGGATGAACAAGAGGAGAACTTTAAAAAAGAATGTGAAAAAAAAATCGAAACTGCTGTGACTGAATATCTTTCTTTAGCTAAACCTGCAGTGACTGACATATTTGATTATCATTTTGCGGAATTGCCGCATGATTTAATCGAACAACGTATCGAAGCTGAGGCATTGTTTATGTTAAGCAAGGATTTTGTCGATGCTTGA
- a CDS encoding amino acid dehydrogenase, whose translation MLSDELLSYAKKLGFGEIFFKIDQINQLCAIVAIHSTRLGPALGGCRFIEYTSIDFAIHDALRLAQGMSYKAALANLPLGGGKTVLMRPKELSDRTAYFRALGRFVNEFRGRYIIAMDSGVVIEDMDSIALETPYVVTTSKHKGNPAPYTALSVLYGIEAAVKFKLHLDHLEGVHVAIQGLGHVGFALANALQKKGARLTVCDSNTELMQHYAKDLQAKIVQPEEIYAVECDVFSPCALGGVLNDNSISKLNTAIVAGSANNQLAEPRHAEVLHQKGILYAPDFVINAGGLIYAYAEYQNRLNREHVVQHISTIYSTLSEIFKCAHDENKPPSMVADSLAESRLNSI comes from the coding sequence ATGTTAAGTGATGAGCTGCTAAGCTATGCAAAAAAACTCGGTTTTGGCGAAATTTTTTTTAAGATAGATCAGATTAATCAACTTTGTGCCATTGTAGCGATACATAGCACACGCTTAGGTCCTGCTTTAGGCGGCTGTCGTTTTATCGAGTATACATCCATAGACTTTGCTATTCATGATGCTTTACGTTTAGCACAGGGAATGAGTTACAAAGCAGCATTAGCTAATTTACCTTTAGGCGGAGGTAAAACTGTGTTAATGCGCCCTAAAGAATTGTCAGATCGCACCGCTTATTTCCGCGCACTAGGTCGCTTCGTTAATGAATTTAGGGGGCGCTATATCATTGCGATGGATAGTGGTGTGGTGATTGAAGACATGGATAGCATTGCCCTCGAAACACCCTATGTCGTGACTACTTCTAAGCATAAAGGGAATCCTGCTCCTTATACTGCTTTAAGTGTGTTATATGGTATTGAAGCAGCGGTTAAATTTAAACTTCATCTTGACCATTTAGAAGGTGTGCATGTTGCCATACAAGGGTTGGGACATGTGGGTTTTGCTTTAGCCAATGCATTGCAAAAAAAAGGCGCTCGTTTAACAGTTTGTGATAGTAATACCGAACTAATGCAACACTACGCAAAAGATTTGCAGGCTAAAATTGTGCAGCCTGAGGAAATTTATGCAGTAGAATGTGATGTTTTTTCCCCTTGTGCTTTAGGGGGTGTTCTGAATGATAATTCTATTTCTAAACTTAATACAGCGATAGTAGCCGGTTCAGCTAATAATCAATTAGCTGAACCGCGACATGCAGAAGTTTTACATCAAAAAGGGATTTTATATGCTCCGGATTTTGTTATTAACGCGGGCGGCTTAATTTATGCTTATGCTGAATATCAAAATCGCTTGAATCGGGAACATGTGGTGCAACACATATCAACAATTTATAGTACACTCTCTGAGATATTCAAATGTGCACATGATGAAAATAAACCCCCTAGTATGGTAGCTGATAGCTTGGCTGAGTCACGATTAAATAGTATTTAA
- the trpR gene encoding trp operon repressor, which produces MNQAGWRDFIKLCLKTDNEKVLSSLFDFILTQEEKESIALRYLIIKELLKQEKTQRDMAKDLQVSIAKITRGSNELKRTSPKLVEFLKKNIYNLRT; this is translated from the coding sequence ATGAATCAAGCAGGTTGGCGCGATTTTATTAAATTGTGCTTAAAGACCGATAATGAAAAGGTATTATCTTCATTATTCGATTTTATTTTAACCCAAGAAGAAAAAGAGAGCATAGCTTTACGCTATTTGATTATAAAAGAATTACTTAAACAGGAAAAGACGCAGAGAGACATGGCTAAAGATCTGCAGGTAAGTATTGCCAAAATAACACGTGGATCGAATGAGCTGAAACGGACATCACCTAAACTTGTCGAATTTTTAAAGAAAAATATATATAATCTACGCACTTGA
- the trpA gene encoding tryptophan synthase subunit alpha → MKTLSRIQQLFQNGKAYTAYLTAGDGGTESTLDAALALINGGVNMLEIGVPFSDPIADGPIIQRASQRSLAKGTCLADVLWITKQIRQRNDIPIILFSYLNPILSVLQSDFLPAAKEAGIDGLLLVDCPLEESDSIRQQCIKNDIALIYVIAPSTSLARIKKIDAYAQGFLYYACQKGTTGLRNELPEDFQGKINAVKSMVDLPVIVGFGISNQETICRVLKYADGVVVGSLFVKALEEGASPSTLTILAENLYPKPVHN, encoded by the coding sequence ATGAAAACCCTATCGCGAATACAACAATTATTTCAAAACGGTAAAGCATACACTGCCTATTTAACTGCGGGTGATGGTGGGACGGAATCTACACTGGATGCGGCGCTTGCATTAATTAATGGTGGTGTAAACATGCTAGAAATTGGCGTACCTTTTTCCGATCCTATTGCTGATGGACCTATCATTCAGCGTGCATCGCAACGATCATTGGCAAAAGGAACTTGCTTAGCAGATGTTTTATGGATAACAAAGCAAATTCGCCAACGGAATGATATCCCAATTATCTTATTTAGTTATCTAAATCCGATATTGTCTGTGCTGCAATCTGATTTTTTACCCGCAGCAAAAGAAGCAGGCATTGATGGCCTCTTATTAGTAGATTGTCCTTTAGAAGAATCAGATTCCATCCGCCAACAATGTATTAAAAATGACATAGCCCTTATTTATGTTATTGCACCAAGCACCTCCTTGGCGCGTATTAAGAAAATCGATGCCTATGCTCAGGGATTTTTATATTATGCTTGCCAGAAAGGCACTACGGGTCTGCGTAATGAATTACCTGAAGATTTTCAAGGAAAAATTAACGCGGTGAAATCTATGGTGGATCTACCCGTTATTGTTGGATTTGGTATTTCAAATCAAGAAACAATATGCCGAGTATTAAAGTATGCTGATGGAGTTGTTGTAGGGTCGTTATTTGTTAAGGCATTGGAAGAAGGGGCAAGTCCATCGACTTTAACAATACTTGCAGAAAACTTATATCCGAAGCCAGTACATAATTGA
- the trpB gene encoding tryptophan synthase subunit beta, protein MLAKDGLVDDKGRYGEFGGIYLPELLMQPIEELIVAWNNAKKDLIFKEELNFVLKNYAGRPTALTEIPAFAAKINGPRIFLKREDLLHTGAHKLNNALGQCLLAKRMGKARVIAETGAGQHGVATAAACARLGLKCVVYMGSKDMQRQSANVSRMQLMGAVVIAVEQGSATLKEAVNEALRDWSASFGNTHYCLGSALGPHPYPAMVAEFQAVIGNESQQQCQQQIGGNPNVVIACVGGGSNAIGLFSGFFSDKAIRMIGVEAGGHGKQLGEHAARFYTASAGVLHGCYTFILQDQHGQIAPTSSISAGLDYPAVAPQHAELFKRQRVEYVAATDHEAIHALKLLARTEGIICALESAHALAHLIKIAPTLPKEQVVLLNLSGRGDKDLPQLMEKDVI, encoded by the coding sequence ATGTTAGCTAAAGATGGCTTAGTCGATGATAAAGGTCGCTACGGAGAGTTTGGTGGCATATATCTTCCAGAATTATTAATGCAGCCTATCGAAGAGCTTATCGTTGCTTGGAATAACGCCAAAAAAGATCTTATTTTTAAAGAAGAATTGAACTTTGTATTAAAAAATTATGCAGGGAGACCCACTGCATTAACCGAAATCCCTGCTTTTGCTGCAAAAATTAATGGGCCGAGAATTTTTTTAAAACGAGAAGATTTATTACATACAGGTGCACACAAATTGAATAATGCTTTAGGTCAGTGTTTATTAGCCAAAAGAATGGGTAAAGCGCGTGTCATTGCCGAAACTGGAGCGGGTCAACATGGTGTAGCGACAGCAGCGGCCTGTGCACGACTTGGGCTGAAGTGCGTGGTTTATATGGGCAGTAAAGATATGCAACGTCAGTCAGCCAATGTATCGCGCATGCAGTTGATGGGCGCAGTAGTTATTGCTGTTGAACAAGGTTCAGCGACTTTAAAAGAGGCAGTGAATGAAGCACTGCGCGATTGGTCTGCATCATTTGGTAACACACATTATTGTTTGGGTTCTGCACTAGGTCCGCACCCTTATCCGGCGATGGTTGCAGAATTTCAAGCCGTTATTGGTAATGAATCTCAGCAACAATGTCAGCAACAAATTGGCGGCAATCCTAATGTAGTTATCGCCTGTGTGGGTGGGGGTTCTAATGCCATTGGATTATTTTCAGGATTTTTCTCTGATAAAGCGATACGCATGATAGGTGTAGAAGCCGGAGGGCATGGCAAGCAACTTGGGGAACATGCAGCACGATTTTACACGGCGAGTGCTGGTGTTTTGCATGGTTGTTATACTTTTATATTGCAAGATCAGCATGGACAAATTGCTCCGACGAGCTCGATTTCAGCCGGTTTAGATTATCCTGCAGTTGCTCCGCAGCATGCCGAACTCTTTAAGCGCCAACGTGTTGAATATGTGGCGGCTACAGATCATGAAGCCATACATGCATTAAAGTTATTAGCTAGAACAGAAGGTATTATTTGCGCGCTAGAATCCGCACATGCTTTAGCACATTTAATTAAAATTGCACCCACACTTCCGAAAGAACAGGTCGTGCTTCTGAATTTATCAGGTCGTGGGGATAAAGATCTGCCACAATTAATGGAAAAAGATGTAATTTAG
- a CDS encoding phosphoribosylanthranilate isomerase yields MTNYLVKICGVRDAEMASQAAIAGANLIGIIFHPISPRYVDIEQAIVISKAARASGALPVAIFVHHPAIEMQRLCELTNITTVQLHGAVSRASHHLLPQEYQRIYVQTVSKQGELQIDDGLRYLDADRDLILIDHSYPGQGNKINQAFYYDLPFRWLLAGGLTAFNVVAAINAMQPNGVDVSSGVELNKGNKDIFLIKQFIKSVRGNFHVS; encoded by the coding sequence ATGACTAATTATTTAGTAAAAATTTGTGGGGTTCGTGATGCTGAAATGGCATCGCAGGCAGCTATAGCAGGCGCCAACTTGATTGGAATTATTTTTCACCCTATTTCACCGCGTTATGTTGACATAGAACAAGCCATAGTTATTTCTAAAGCAGCAAGAGCATCAGGTGCATTGCCTGTAGCTATATTTGTTCATCATCCCGCGATTGAAATGCAGCGCCTTTGTGAACTTACTAATATCACTACCGTTCAGTTACATGGTGCTGTATCACGAGCATCCCATCATTTATTACCCCAAGAATATCAACGCATCTATGTGCAAACCGTTTCAAAGCAAGGTGAATTACAAATTGATGATGGTTTGCGCTACCTTGATGCTGATCGGGATTTAATTTTGATTGATCATAGTTACCCTGGACAGGGAAATAAAATTAATCAAGCCTTTTACTATGATTTACCTTTTCGCTGGTTATTAGCAGGCGGGTTGACAGCATTTAATGTGGTAGCAGCGATTAATGCTATGCAACCCAATGGCGTCGATGTATCGAGTGGCGTTGAGTTAAATAAAGGAAATAAAGATATTTTTCTCATTAAGCAATTTATTAAATCCGTAAGAGGCAATTTTCATGTTAGCTAA
- a CDS encoding indole-3-glycerol phosphate synthase TrpC has product MTNRLTTILLEKQREIAALHQRLAGNNSHPIAKVMRGELQLKHASNFKEVLNTPVLSIIAEIKRKSPSKGELAAIRDPIGLAERYISGGANALSILTDKKFFAGDIADLSQVAEAIDDRSIPIIRKDFIIDKIQIAEAAVAGASAVLCIIAVLGEKTKTLLDFARSIKLDVLVEIHDQHELAFALDCGAEIIGVNNRNLMTFIVDTQHALQMVSAIPDNIIKVAESGITHPALAREYYQAGYDAVLIGESLVRSDNPGQFIRECCHD; this is encoded by the coding sequence ATGACTAACCGACTCACAACGATACTATTGGAAAAACAGCGGGAAATAGCTGCTTTGCACCAGCGATTAGCCGGTAATAACAGTCATCCCATCGCAAAGGTAATGCGTGGCGAATTACAACTTAAGCATGCATCAAATTTCAAGGAGGTGCTGAACACTCCCGTGCTTAGCATAATTGCCGAAATTAAACGTAAATCACCGAGTAAAGGCGAGTTGGCAGCTATTCGAGATCCTATCGGCTTAGCAGAACGTTATATTTCAGGAGGGGCTAACGCGTTATCGATTTTAACGGATAAGAAATTTTTTGCGGGTGATATTGCTGATCTGAGTCAAGTGGCAGAAGCAATAGACGATCGAAGCATTCCAATTATTCGTAAAGATTTTATTATCGATAAGATACAGATTGCAGAAGCCGCCGTTGCCGGAGCAAGTGCAGTATTGTGTATTATCGCTGTTCTTGGGGAAAAGACTAAAACTCTATTGGACTTCGCGCGTTCGATTAAGCTTGATGTACTTGTTGAAATTCATGATCAGCATGAACTTGCGTTCGCTTTAGATTGTGGCGCAGAGATCATCGGTGTTAATAATCGTAACCTTATGACATTCATTGTAGATACGCAGCATGCGCTGCAAATGGTCTCGGCAATACCGGATAACATTATTAAAGTTGCAGAATCTGGTATCACACACCCTGCTTTAGCAAGAGAATATTATCAGGCGGGTTATGATGCCGTATTAATTGGTGAGTCATTAGTTAGGTCTGATAATCCTGGACAATTTATCAGAGAATGTTGTCATGACTAA